The following coding sequences are from one Canis lupus baileyi chromosome 23, mCanLup2.hap1, whole genome shotgun sequence window:
- the ADM gene encoding pro-adrenomedullin encodes MKLVPVALLYLGSLAFLGADTARLDVASEFRKKWNKWAVSRGKRELRVSSSYPTGLAEVKAGPAQTLIRTQDVKGASRNPQTSGPDAARIRVKRYRQSMNNFQGPRSFGCRFGTCTVQKLAHQIYQFTDKDKDGVAPRSKISPQGYGRRRRRSLPEPGLRRTLLFPEPRPGGAPAPRAHQVLANLLKM; translated from the exons ATGAAGCTGGTTCCCGTCGCCCTCTTATACCTGGGCTCCCTCGCCTTCTTGGGCGCGGACACCGCACGGCTAGACGTGGCGTCAGAGTTCCGAAAGAA GTGGAATAAATGGGCTGTAAGTCGTGGAAAGAGGGAACTTCGAGTGTCCAGCAGCTATCCCACCGGGCTCGCTGAAGTGAAGGCCGGGCCGGCCCAGACTCTTATTCGGACCCAGGACGTGAAGGGCGCCTCTCGCAACCCCCAGACCAG cgGTCCGGACGCCGCCCGCATCCGAGTCAAACGCTACCGCCAGAGTATGAACAATTTCCAGGGCCCGCGGAGCTTCGGCTGCCGCTTCGGAACGTGCACGGTGCAGAAACTGGCGCACCAGATCTACCAGTTCACAGACAAGGACAAGGACGGCGTCGCCCCCAGGAGCAAGATTAGCCCTCAGGGCTACGGCCGCCGGCGCCGGCGCTCCCTGCCCGAGCCCGGCCTTCGCCGGACTCTGTTGTTCCCGGAGCCACGGCCAGGCGGGGCTCCGGCCCCCCGGGCGCATCAGGTGCTCGCCAACCTCCTTAAGATGTAG